In Quercus robur chromosome 11, dhQueRobu3.1, whole genome shotgun sequence, the following proteins share a genomic window:
- the LOC126707706 gene encoding O-fucosyltransferase 16-like isoform X1, producing the protein METLTTATQSEEENQQLEEQQQIQNELHLHSQNHQTVQCSSSSSSSADTNTNTIPLSIHLSFTDTETNTEIVMKKKKRLSNSGSNGHHHHNGVVLASLMYHFRRKRRLRRHLFPLLSVISGCFLLLFAAFSLPLHSVNNAVELRSGSDSDPFPAFSVPASEGSLGRDLWRTSFSELYRGCSNASDKFAGANVKTIPNRYLLIDASGGLNQQRTGITDAVVAAYILNATLVVPQLDQKSFWKDTSEFAEIFDVDQFISFLSKDVKIVKEIPPNGGKVLSPFTMRVPRKCNPKCYQSRVLPVLIKKHAVRLSKFDYRLSNKLGTQLQRLRCRVNYHALTFTDSIVEMGKNLVGRMRMKGKHFIALHLRFEPDMLAFSGCDYGGGEKERIELGEIRKRWKTLHTRNPDKVRRHGRCPLTPEEVGLMLRALGFGSDVHLYVASGEVYGGEETLAPLKALFPNFHSKETIASKEELAPFSSFSSRMAALDFIVCDESDVFVTNNNGNMARMLAGRRRYFGHKPTIRPNAKKLYRLFMNRNNMTWVEFASKVRTFQIGFMGEPNEVKPGTGEFHENPLSCICDKSGKKAKVVLIPQNETHNRNTSGKEDNTNKDTGDVTDEQSMEDELEWSDMDYMENVNTLQGKGFPNGTESDPNISLKPELPELAEELFSD; encoded by the exons ATGGAAACGCTGACGACAGCGACACAGAGCGAAGAAGAAAACCAACAACTAGAAGAACAACAACAGATACAAAACGAGCTTCATCTTCACAGTCAAAATCATCAGACTGTTCAatgttcttcgtcttcttcttcttctgcagacacaaacacaaacacgatTCCGCTCTCTATTCATCTGTCTTTCACAGACACAGAAACCAATACGGAAATAgtcatgaagaagaagaagagattgagTAATAGCGGCAGTAACGGCCACCACCACCATAACGGCGTCGTTTTGGCCAGCCTCATGTACCATTTCCGTCGTAAACGGCGTCTCCGCCGCCACCTTTTCCCTCTCCTCTCCGTCATCTCCGGCtgcttcctcctcctcttcgccgctttctctctccctctccacTCC GTTAACAATGCGGTGGAGctccggtcgggttcggacTCGGATCCTTTTCCAGCTTTCAGCGTACCG GCAAGTGAAGGGAGCTTAGGCCGAGATTTGTGGAGAACGAGTTTCTCCGAGTTGTATAGAGGTTGCAGTAATGCCAGCGATAAGTTTGCAG GGGCTAATGTGAAAACGATTCCAAATCGGTATTTGTTGATTGATGCTAGTGGaggcttgaatcaacaaagaacaggg ATAACAGATGCTGTTGTTGCAGCTTACATATTGAATGCTACTCTTGTTGTTCCCCAACTGGATCAGAAATCTTTTTGGAAGGATACCAG TGAGTTTGCTGAAATCTTTGATGTGGACCAATTTATCTCCTTTCTTTCAAAAGATGTTAAAATTGTTAAAGAGATTCCGCCAAACGGAGGGAAAGTCTTGAGTCCATTTACCATGCGTGTTCCAAGGAAGTGTAATCCAAAATGCTACCAGAGCCGTGTTCTGCCTGTTCTTATAAAAAAGCAT GCTGTTCGGCTCTCTAAGTTTGATTACAGGCTTTCAAACAAGTTGGGTACTCAATTACAAAGGCTGAGATGTAGAGTTAACTACCATGCTTTAACATTTACCGATTCTATTGTTGAAATGGGAAAAaatttggttgggaggatgaGGATGAAAGGCAAGCATTTCATTGCCCTGCATTTGAG GTTTGAACCTGATATGCTTGCATTTTCTGGATGCGATTATGGtgggggagaaaaagaaagaattgaactTGGTGAAATACGGAAGAGGTGGAAAACTTTGCAT ACAAGAAACCCTGACAAAGTTCGAAGGCATGGACGATGCCCACTCACTCCGGAGGAAGTTGGTCTTATGCTAAGAGCATTGGGTTTTGGAAGTGATGTTCACTTGTATGTGGCATCAGGTGAAGTATATGGAGGTGAAGAGACATTGGCACCGCTCAAAGCACTCTTcccaaattttcattcaaaagaaACTATAGCCAGCAAGGAGGAGTTGGCTccattttcatcattttcttctCGTATGGCTGCACTAGACTTCATTGTTTGTGATGAAAGTGATGTTTTTGTCACCAATAACAATGGCAATATGGCTAGAATGTTAGCCGGGCGAAG AAGATACTTTGGGCACAAACCAACAATCCGTCCAAATGCTAAAAAGCTGTACCGGTTGTTCATGAACCGAAATAACATGACATGGGTAGAGTTTGCCTCCAAAGTTCGAACTTTTCAGATTGGCTTCATGGGAGAGCCAAATGAGGTGAAGCCTGGCACGGGTGAGTTTCATGAGAACCCTCTATCGTGCATATGTGACAAGTCCGGGAAAAAGGCCAAGGTGGTTTTGATTCCCCAAAATGAAACTCATAATCGCAATACAAGTGGCAAGGAGGATAACACAAATAAAGATACTGGTGATGTGACAGATGAGCAGTCAATGGAGGATGAGCTAGAATGGTCTGATATGGATTATATGGAGAATGTAAATACGCTTCAAGGGAAAGGGTTCCCTAATGGAACAGAATCAGATCCTAATATTTCACTTAAACCTGAGCTACCAGAATTAGCCGAAGAGTTATTTTCGGACTAA
- the LOC126707708 gene encoding 60S ribosomal protein L27 translates to MVKFLKPNKAVILLQGRYAGRKAVIVRSFDEGTRDRPYGHCLVAGIKKYPSKVIRKDSAKKTAKKSRVKAFIKLVNFQHLMPTRYTLDVDLKDVVAVDSLQSKDKKVTAAKETKKKLEERFKTGKNRWFFTKLRF, encoded by the coding sequence atggtgaagtttctgaagCCAAACAAGGCGGTGATACTCCTGCAGGGACGGTACGCAGGCCGCAAGGCCGTGATCGTTCGGTCCTTCGACGAAGGCACCCGCGACAGGCCTTACGGGCACTGTTTGGTTGCGGGGATAAAGAAGTACCCGAGCAAGGTGATCCGCAAGGACTCGGCCAAGAAGACGGCCAAGAAGTCTCGTGTCAAGGCCTTCATCAAGCTCGTCAATTTCCAGCACCTGATGCCCACGCGGTACACCTTGGACGTGGATTTGAAAGACGTGGTCGCCGTGGATTCGCTTCAGTCCAAGGACAAGAAAGTCACTGCGGCCAAAGAGACTAAGAAGAAGCTTGAGGAGCGGTTCAAGACTGGGAAGAATAGGTGGTTCTTCACCAAGCTTAGGTTCTGA